A single window of Sphaerodactylus townsendi isolate TG3544 linkage group LG03, MPM_Stown_v2.3, whole genome shotgun sequence DNA harbors:
- the LOC125428691 gene encoding zinc finger and SCAN domain-containing protein 30-like isoform X1 yields the protein MAAEEGATVPSLPVQLQATDKQQGGIKVASQDAVAVDTNDIQAVCVGEHLIWAGPARVKEEAEEAGWGGQEQREFTNTAPSLHIKWGNHLLRDTILWSDPKAFPGSFEGMDSSCKLVTTGEWGTWQTSVHAKEEPEECHRQKGSSQIRKECSKMKNGVLRETDQMEAHRRQFRHFCYQEAGGLHDVYGQLRKLCYGWLKPEKHNKEEILELVILEQFLTILPPEMQSWVRERDPGSCSQVIVLAEDYLMRHQETEKWEKEVPPGPYLEGMVSSPKKEQVPSDAWNSMGFTEIKQDGQRGAASLGDGAVSENKEVDQEVAGSEPAESHSVFPRRSQANIRLKYENFKEGCGSQQKQEEPPLMVWGDPAEHTESEGTVAETTLCGQASKHLCSECGRNFQHKSTLIRHQKIHTGEKPHLCLECGKTFRRRDKLIRHQRIHTGQNPHECLECGKSFRERGKLVNHQRIHTGEKPYNCPVCEKTYRWKEEFIKHLRIHTGERPYECLHCGKTFISKTHLVSHHRSHTGEKPYECPKCQRRFCSKQSLTRHQRVHMGEKSYECQDCGIIFYYISSFTKHREIHLSDQIL from the exons atggctgccgaagAAGGAGCAACAGTGCCATCTTTGCCTGTCCAATTACAAGCCACAGACAAACAGCAGGGGGGAATAAAAGTGGCGAGTCAAGATGCAGTGGCCGTGGACACCAATGATATCCAGGCAGTGTGCGTTGGAGAACATTTGATATGGGCAGGCCCGGCAAGGGTCAAAGAAGAAGCCGAAGAGGCGGGTTGGGGAGGCCAGGAACAGCGAGAATTTACAAACACAGCGCCATCACTTCACATAAAGTGGGGAAACCACCTGTTGAGAGACACCATCCTGTGGAGTGATCCCAAAGCTTTCCCAGGATCCTTTGAGGGAATGGATAGTTCTTGCAAATTGGTAACAACAGGAGAGTGGGGAACTTGGCAGACATCTGTCCACGCAAAGGAAGAACCAGAAGAGTGCCACAGGCAGAAGGGCAGCAGCCAAATCCGTAAGGAGTGTAGCAAAATGAAGAATGGCGTTCTGAGGGAAACGGACCAAATGGAGGCCCATCGCCGACAGTTCCGGCATTTTTGCTACCAGGAGGCCGGAGGGTTGCATGATGTTTATGGCCAGCTTCGGAAGCTTTGCTATGGGTGGCTGAAGCCCGAGAAACATAACAAGGAGGAGATTCTGGagctggtgatcctggagcagttcctgaccatcctgcccccGGAGATGCAGAGCTGGGTCCGGGAACGAGACCCTGGAAGCTGTTCCCAGGTGATCGTTTTGGCAGAAGATTACCTGATGAGGCACCAAGAGACagagaaatgggagaaggag GTGCCGCCAGGTCCCTACCTGGAAGGGATGGTGAGTTCACCTAAGAAAGAGCAGGTTCCATCAGATGCCTGGAACTCGATGGGCTTCACGGAGATCAAACAGGATGGCCAGAGAGGTGCTGCATCGTTGG GTGATGGTGCAGTGTCTGAGAACAAGGAAGTGGATCAAGAGGTGGCAGGCTCAGAACCAGCGGAATCACATTCTGTATTCCCAAGGAGGTCCCAGGCAAACATTCGGCTGAAGTATGAAAATTTCAAGGAAGGGTGTGGCTCACAGCAAAAGCAGGAAGAGCCTCCGCTGATGGTGTGGGGTGACCCTGCAGAGCACACAGAAAGTGAAGGAACTGTTGCAGAAACAACGCTTTgtgggcaggcaagcaagcaTTTGTGCTCGGAGTGCGGGAGGAATTTCCAGCACAAATCGACTTTAATTCGACACCAGAAGATCCATACCGGAGAAAAGCCCCACTTGTGCCTGGAATGTGGGAAAACCTTCCGCCGGAGGGACAAACTGATTCGGCACCAGCGGATCCACACAGGCCAGAACCCCCACGAGTGCTTGGAGTGCGGGAAAAGCTTCCGGGAGCGAGGGAAACTGGTCAaccaccagagaatccacaccgGCGAGAAGCCATACAACTGCCCCGTGTGTGAGAAGACCTACCGGTGGAAAGAAGAGTTCATTAAGCACCTGAGAATCCACACCGGGGAGAGGCCTTATGAATGCCTCCACTGCGGGAAAACATTCATTAGCAAAACACACCTTGTTTCACACCATCGGAGCCATACAGGGGAGAAGCCCTATGAGTGTCCAAAGTGCCAGAGGCGGTTCTGTAGCAAGCAGAGCCTCACCAGACACCAGCGGGTACATATGGGGGAGAAATCGTACGAATGCCAAGACTGTGGGATAATCTTCTACTACATTTCGAGCTTCACCAAACACCGAGAAATACACCTGAGTGATCAAATCCTATAA
- the LOC125428691 gene encoding zinc finger and SCAN domain-containing protein 30-like isoform X2 — protein sequence MAAEEGATVPSLPVQLQATDKQQGGIKVASQDAVAVDTNDIQAVCVGEHLIWAGPARVKEEAEEAGWGGQEQREFTNTAPSLHIKWGNHLLRDTILWSDPKAFPGSFEGMDSSCKLVTTGEWGTWQTSVHAKEEPEECHRQKGSSQIRKECSKMKNGVLRETDQMEAHRRQFRHFCYQEAGGLHDVYGQLRKLCYGWLKPEKHNKEEILELVILEQFLTILPPEMQSWVRERDPGSCSQVPPGPYLEGMVSSPKKEQVPSDAWNSMGFTEIKQDGQRGAASLGDGAVSENKEVDQEVAGSEPAESHSVFPRRSQANIRLKYENFKEGCGSQQKQEEPPLMVWGDPAEHTESEGTVAETTLCGQASKHLCSECGRNFQHKSTLIRHQKIHTGEKPHLCLECGKTFRRRDKLIRHQRIHTGQNPHECLECGKSFRERGKLVNHQRIHTGEKPYNCPVCEKTYRWKEEFIKHLRIHTGERPYECLHCGKTFISKTHLVSHHRSHTGEKPYECPKCQRRFCSKQSLTRHQRVHMGEKSYECQDCGIIFYYISSFTKHREIHLSDQIL from the exons atggctgccgaagAAGGAGCAACAGTGCCATCTTTGCCTGTCCAATTACAAGCCACAGACAAACAGCAGGGGGGAATAAAAGTGGCGAGTCAAGATGCAGTGGCCGTGGACACCAATGATATCCAGGCAGTGTGCGTTGGAGAACATTTGATATGGGCAGGCCCGGCAAGGGTCAAAGAAGAAGCCGAAGAGGCGGGTTGGGGAGGCCAGGAACAGCGAGAATTTACAAACACAGCGCCATCACTTCACATAAAGTGGGGAAACCACCTGTTGAGAGACACCATCCTGTGGAGTGATCCCAAAGCTTTCCCAGGATCCTTTGAGGGAATGGATAGTTCTTGCAAATTGGTAACAACAGGAGAGTGGGGAACTTGGCAGACATCTGTCCACGCAAAGGAAGAACCAGAAGAGTGCCACAGGCAGAAGGGCAGCAGCCAAATCCGTAAGGAGTGTAGCAAAATGAAGAATGGCGTTCTGAGGGAAACGGACCAAATGGAGGCCCATCGCCGACAGTTCCGGCATTTTTGCTACCAGGAGGCCGGAGGGTTGCATGATGTTTATGGCCAGCTTCGGAAGCTTTGCTATGGGTGGCTGAAGCCCGAGAAACATAACAAGGAGGAGATTCTGGagctggtgatcctggagcagttcctgaccatcctgcccccGGAGATGCAGAGCTGGGTCCGGGAACGAGACCCTGGAAGCTGTTCCCAG GTGCCGCCAGGTCCCTACCTGGAAGGGATGGTGAGTTCACCTAAGAAAGAGCAGGTTCCATCAGATGCCTGGAACTCGATGGGCTTCACGGAGATCAAACAGGATGGCCAGAGAGGTGCTGCATCGTTGG GTGATGGTGCAGTGTCTGAGAACAAGGAAGTGGATCAAGAGGTGGCAGGCTCAGAACCAGCGGAATCACATTCTGTATTCCCAAGGAGGTCCCAGGCAAACATTCGGCTGAAGTATGAAAATTTCAAGGAAGGGTGTGGCTCACAGCAAAAGCAGGAAGAGCCTCCGCTGATGGTGTGGGGTGACCCTGCAGAGCACACAGAAAGTGAAGGAACTGTTGCAGAAACAACGCTTTgtgggcaggcaagcaagcaTTTGTGCTCGGAGTGCGGGAGGAATTTCCAGCACAAATCGACTTTAATTCGACACCAGAAGATCCATACCGGAGAAAAGCCCCACTTGTGCCTGGAATGTGGGAAAACCTTCCGCCGGAGGGACAAACTGATTCGGCACCAGCGGATCCACACAGGCCAGAACCCCCACGAGTGCTTGGAGTGCGGGAAAAGCTTCCGGGAGCGAGGGAAACTGGTCAaccaccagagaatccacaccgGCGAGAAGCCATACAACTGCCCCGTGTGTGAGAAGACCTACCGGTGGAAAGAAGAGTTCATTAAGCACCTGAGAATCCACACCGGGGAGAGGCCTTATGAATGCCTCCACTGCGGGAAAACATTCATTAGCAAAACACACCTTGTTTCACACCATCGGAGCCATACAGGGGAGAAGCCCTATGAGTGTCCAAAGTGCCAGAGGCGGTTCTGTAGCAAGCAGAGCCTCACCAGACACCAGCGGGTACATATGGGGGAGAAATCGTACGAATGCCAAGACTGTGGGATAATCTTCTACTACATTTCGAGCTTCACCAAACACCGAGAAATACACCTGAGTGATCAAATCCTATAA